One part of the Solanum dulcamara chromosome 8, daSolDulc1.2, whole genome shotgun sequence genome encodes these proteins:
- the LOC129901488 gene encoding non-specific lipid transfer protein GPI-anchored 14-like, which produces MNKLLVLCMLVLVTLGMGSMEDDVKDCADQLGDLAACIPFVSGTAKMPTPECCEDTQKLKAAKPKCLCVLIKESTDPSLGLPINTTLALQMPSACKIDAKVSDCPSLLKIPADSPDAKIFKIADSASSTSSSSPASTSSDTKSTTSDTKSTTPTSTSGVAKQSTNIILTMALTAIALIFI; this is translated from the exons ATGAACAAGTTATTAGTGTTGTGCATGTTAGTGTTGGTGACATTAGGAATGGGTAGTATGGAAGATGATGTAAAAGATTGTGCAGATCAACTTGGGGATTTGGCAGCATGCATACCATTTGTGAGTGGCACAGCAAAAATGCCTACACCTGAATGCTGTGAGGACACTCAGAAATTAAAAGCTGCTAAGCCTAAATGCCTTTGTGTTCTCATTAAAGAGAGCACTGATCCATCCTTAGGCCTACCTATCAACACTACTTTGGCTCTTCAAATGCCCTCTGCTTGCAAAATTGATGCCAAAGTCTCTGATTGCCCAT CATTACTGAAGATCCCAGCAGATTCACCAGATGCAAAGATTTTTAAAATAGCTGATTCAGCTTCTAGCACAAGCTCATCATCCCCTGCTTCTACTAGTTCAGACACAAAGAGTACTACTTCTGATACCAAGAGTACTACTCCTACAAGCACCAGTGGGGTTGCAAAGCAGAGCACCAACATCATACTAACTATGGCACTCACAGCAATTGCACTGATCTTCATTTAG
- the LOC129900138 gene encoding uncharacterized protein LOC129900138, with the protein MHQQLVWMSAPIPNLFSLFSPPHSPHKSLSLASHRHPFVNPPGFGSVVNVLKKKINMYAYQQKALVGCVGVGETGRADISVSNGVVCPKPRKLGFFNSSSVNVEEPIRPYPLLQIRNQEMEACELKAGAELLDIILTKGNYEVDRANFEVDSSPPFFYGSPPTRAGNPLIQDAQFGNHNFVPILSIPERVAVPSPPPPSSTIMSGGGCVRVKFGNKPAPVRIEGFNCRGNCSISAVA; encoded by the exons ATGCACCAACAACTTGTTTGGATG TCTGCCCCAATCCCAAAtctcttctctcttttctctccgCCTCACTCTCCCCACAAATCTCTCTCTCTCGCCTCCCACAGGCATCCATTTGTTAACCCACCAG gCTTTGGATCTGTTGTGAAcgttttaaaaaagaagataaatatGTATGCTTATCAACAGAAGGCCTTGGTGGGTTGTGTTGGAGTTGGAGAAACAGGGAGAGCAGACATTTCTGTGTCTAACGGCGTCGTTTGTCCCAAGCCCCGTAAGCTTGGGTTCTTCAATTCTTCCTCTGTTAACGTTGAAGAACCCATCAGACCTTATCCATTGCTGCAAATTAG AAATCAAGAAATGGAGGCTTGTGAGTTGAAAGCCGGAGCTGAGCTGCTGGATATCATCCTCACCAAG GGGAATTATGAAGTTGATAGAGCCAATTTTGAGGTGGATTCATCTCCACCGTTCTTTTATGGATCTCCGCCCACTAGGGCTGGGAATCCCCTGATCCAAGATGCCCAATTTGGCAACCACAATTTTGTTCCCATACTGTCAATCCCAGAAAGAGTAGCGGTACCCTCACCACCGCCACCCTCCTCCACCATCATGAGCGGAGGAGGCTGTGTTCGAGTGAAGTTTGGGAACAAGCCAGCTCCTGTGAGGATTGAAGGCTTCAATTGTCGCGGCAACTGCAGCATCTCAGCTGTAGCTTAG